In Plasmodium reichenowi strain SY57 chromosome 1, whole genome shotgun sequence, the following are encoded in one genomic region:
- a CDS encoding nucleoside transporter 4, putative: protein MLKKSEEIQIKVIFFFIGLLLSLPSHILINVSFLINHIYKEEIAITVMGFLSGFMIISSFLQLTFEFTSFKWIMICNGLNVFNLLLLLIFVCVMKCSKYYIYGISGIIGFFIGYLYSSCTKYSLLFPLKVNSYMVTGISFSSLFFFGINLIMSYFSIEDGNISSYYNTIYLSIGTIVFIEFIILVCIFFIQYNSPYFQEQKEKIESAQNTKCIEYNGSNVLCEVEKGKNKSSENIHNNNVSMIRKCKNKIKNVGKMFNCANIIEGACLIRYYYLCLIPIFFSFFVTSIIYPHMIPNKLKKNVYYKYLFMFLYQLSDLIFHIIVTVYYSSFTFFKQKYVSILCLSRILLLLLAFKIKNLTEGSFLYSNTFLSFLIFVIGGTNGALINISYARISDCFEESSKKTKQIAVASSFCALCLLMSFALAPWFCNAIIHL from the exons ATGTTGAAGAAAAGCGAGGAGATTCAGATAAAggttatattttttttcatagGTTTGCTTTTGAGTTTACCCTCCcacattttaataaatgtatCTTTTTTGATTAATCACATATACAAGGAAGAGATAGCTATAACGGTTATGGGTTTTTTATCAGGGTTTATGATAATATCATCGTTTTTACAATTAACATTTGAATTTACATCATTTAAATGGATTATGATATGTAACGGATTGaatgtttttaatttattattattattaatttttgtatGTGTAATGAAATgttcaaaatattatatatatggtaTATCGGGGATTATAGGTTTTTTTATTGGTTATTTGTATTCATCATGTACAAAATATTCTTTGTTATTTCCTTTAAAAGTAAATAGTTATATGGTTACAGGAATTAGTTTctcttctttatttttctttggcataaatttaataatgtCGTATTTTTCGATTGAAGATGGGAATATAAGTTCGTACTACAACACCATATATTTATCCATAGGAACTATAGTTTTTATTGAATTTATTATACTtgtttgtatattttttatacaatataattCTCCATATTTCCAGGAGCAAAAAGAGAAAATAGAAAGTGCACAGAACACAAAATGTATTGAATATAATGGATCCAATGTTTTATGTGAAGTggaaaaaggaaaaaacAAATCATCAGAAAATATCcacaataataatgtgtCTATGATAAGgaaatgtaaaaataaaattaaaaatgttgGAAAAATGTTTAATTGTGCTAATATAATTGAGGGAGCTTGTTTAAtaagatattattatttatgtttaatacctatattcttttcttttttcgTGACCTCTATAATATATCCTCACATGA ttCCGAATAAGTTGAAGAAGAACGTATATTACAAATACCTGTTTATGTTTCTTTACCAACTCAGTGATCTTATATTTCATATCATTGTGACTGTTTATTATAGTTCTTTTACCttttttaaacaaaaatatgtttCCATATTATGTTTAAGTAGAATCCTTCTTTTGTTATTAGcatttaaaataaagaatttaaCTGAAGGatcctttttatattctaaTACTTTTTTGTCATTCctaatatttgtaatagGAGGTACGAATGGTGCTTTGATTAATATTAGTTATGCAAGAATATCAGACTGTTTTGAAGAATCAAGTAAGAAAACCAAACAAATCGCTGTGGCATCATCCTTCTGTGCtttatgtttattaatGAGTTTTGCATTAGCCCCATGGTTTTGTAATGCAATAATTCATTTGTAA